One region of uncultured Methanolobus sp. genomic DNA includes:
- a CDS encoding DUF555 domain-containing protein, whose protein sequence is MSNYHVTLEAAWLVRDVKSADDAIGVAISEAGKRLNPKLDYVEVDIGTTFCSACEEPLSSVFIVANTAIVGLVLEMKVFDAESAEHAARIAKSVIGRALRDVPLAVVDVQEFE, encoded by the coding sequence ATGTCAAATTATCATGTTACACTTGAAGCCGCCTGGTTGGTCAGAGACGTAAAATCAGCAGACGATGCAATTGGAGTTGCAATTTCTGAAGCAGGAAAGCGCCTGAATCCAAAGCTTGACTATGTTGAAGTGGATATCGGAACAACTTTCTGCTCTGCATGTGAAGAGCCATTAAGTAGTGTTTTCATTGTTGCTAACACTGCAATTGTTGGTCTTGTCCTTGAAATGAAGGTGTTCGATGCAGAAAGTGCGGAGCATGCAGCCCGAATTGCAAAATCGGTTATTGGTCGTGCATTAAGGGATGTTCCTCTTGCTGTTGTCGATGTTCAGGAATTTGAGTAA
- a CDS encoding DUF357 domain-containing protein, with translation MAADLNEKVKRYERLLREALDKAEIALIPQSHMFTVAGDYRNMASSYYNDGLHFVETDDPVNALVCFSYGHAWLDAGARLGLFDVDDDVLFTI, from the coding sequence ATGGCTGCTGACCTGAATGAAAAAGTTAAGAGATATGAGCGACTATTAAGGGAAGCTCTGGATAAGGCTGAAATTGCCCTGATCCCGCAATCTCATATGTTTACAGTAGCCGGAGATTATCGCAATATGGCAAGTTCATACTATAATGATGGTCTTCATTTTGTGGAGACTGATGACCCTGTCAATGCTCTGGTCTGTTTCAGTTACGGACATGCATGGCTTGACGCAGGAGCAAGACTTGGCCTGTTTGACGTCGATGATGACGTGTTATTTACAATATGA
- a CDS encoding DUF87 domain-containing protein, with the protein MVRGSVGVIFGETGTFEFKVMVFDSSKVYRGAYVKVWHDASSDEKDHTWVLGQVMAIKRYSDSFSIEEAMKGQRADRSDDKIVAEVIIIGSRDDTGMLRAPVIPFSPGSPIFAADEGLTRSVLGLTGNEMSIGLLEGTNIKVQLSVNSLVQKHCSILAKTGSGKSYTASVLLEELLDQNIPMLIIDPHSEYSSLKVEGEGSPEDFKRFGVKPRGYGKNVTVYTPASKAINPDADELFRLNGMNLTVKDLTSIFPDNFSTTHTGILYEAIQKVRTEMETYTIEDIIFEVGNDKSKAKWNVINVLEQIRDTGILSPNPTSIGELFQKGKAAVIDFKGVAPELQSMIVASLCSSLFESRKLNQIPPGMLVVEEAHNYAPEKGFSKTTSTDILRTIASEGRKFGLGMMVVSQRPARVDKNVLSQCGTQVIMKVTNPNDLKAISKGLEGVTSYVEEELMRLPPGVAMLVSNEIERPVLVDIRIRKSKHGGESVNVLKAARTPTPPPPPELVSNQSPEPVAPTPVRRPVPAASSTVEAHEHDVLDIPVVDSPAQDTNFTPPPKRQPSRPPRVEATNDEESEGGSKLFKKLFRANK; encoded by the coding sequence ATGGTAAGAGGTTCAGTAGGCGTTATTTTTGGAGAAACAGGGACCTTTGAGTTTAAAGTAATGGTTTTTGACAGTTCCAAAGTATATAGGGGCGCATACGTCAAAGTATGGCATGATGCGTCATCGGACGAGAAAGATCACACATGGGTACTCGGTCAGGTAATGGCTATCAAAAGATACAGCGATTCCTTTTCGATCGAAGAAGCCATGAAAGGTCAGCGTGCAGATAGAAGCGATGACAAGATCGTTGCTGAAGTCATAATAATCGGTTCGAGGGACGATACCGGAATGCTTCGTGCACCTGTGATACCATTCAGTCCGGGAAGCCCCATATTTGCAGCAGACGAGGGACTTACAAGATCAGTGCTCGGACTCACAGGCAATGAAATGAGTATCGGACTGCTTGAAGGCACAAATATCAAGGTACAGTTAAGTGTCAATAGCCTTGTGCAGAAACACTGCAGTATCCTGGCAAAAACCGGAAGTGGAAAGTCATATACTGCATCCGTGCTGCTGGAAGAGCTGCTAGATCAGAACATTCCAATGCTTATTATAGACCCGCACAGTGAATATTCATCTTTGAAGGTTGAAGGTGAGGGCAGTCCGGAAGATTTCAAGCGTTTCGGTGTGAAACCCAGGGGTTACGGGAAAAATGTTACGGTATATACTCCTGCAAGCAAGGCAATCAACCCTGATGCAGACGAGTTGTTCAGGCTCAATGGTATGAATTTGACTGTCAAGGATCTGACATCGATTTTCCCGGACAATTTCTCAACCACTCACACAGGTATATTGTACGAAGCTATACAGAAAGTTCGTACGGAGATGGAAACATACACCATCGAAGATATCATATTTGAAGTTGGAAACGATAAGAGCAAAGCAAAGTGGAATGTAATCAATGTTCTTGAGCAGATAAGGGATACCGGCATCCTTTCACCAAATCCGACTTCTATAGGCGAACTTTTCCAGAAGGGAAAAGCGGCGGTAATTGACTTTAAGGGAGTTGCTCCCGAACTTCAGAGCATGATTGTTGCCAGTCTTTGTTCCAGTCTTTTTGAGTCACGCAAACTCAATCAGATCCCACCTGGAATGCTTGTTGTTGAGGAAGCTCATAATTATGCTCCTGAGAAAGGTTTCAGTAAGACCACCAGTACCGACATTCTCAGGACGATCGCATCAGAAGGTCGTAAATTCGGTCTCGGTATGATGGTTGTTTCCCAGAGACCTGCAAGGGTTGACAAGAATGTCCTCTCCCAGTGCGGTACACAGGTGATAATGAAAGTCACAAATCCTAACGATCTTAAGGCCATAAGCAAGGGTCTGGAAGGTGTGACTTCCTATGTTGAGGAAGAACTCATGCGCCTCCCACCTGGTGTTGCCATGCTTGTGAGCAATGAGATAGAGCGACCGGTGCTTGTAGATATTAGAATAAGGAAATCCAAGCATGGTGGTGAATCTGTCAACGTGCTCAAGGCTGCAAGGACTCCAACTCCACCGCCACCACCTGAGTTAGTTTCAAATCAAAGTCCTGAGCCTGTGGCTCCAACTCCTGTACGCAGGCCAGTACCTGCAGCAAGTTCCACGGTGGAAGCACATGAACATGATGTTCTGGATATTCCGGTAGTCGATTCTCCGGCACAGGATACAAATTTCACACCTCCTCCAAAAAGGCAGCCATCAAGGCCACCACGGGTTGAAGCTACAAATGACGAGGAGTCTGAGGGCGGTAGTAAGTTGTTCAAGAAGCTTTTCAGGGCGAACAAATAA
- a CDS encoding carbohydrate kinase family protein: MDRAITVVGHAAIDLLFDVENIAVHNESHPIIDYNQYYGGGAANIAVAIAILGGNARLISAVGGDFALSGYEAEFEKYGVDLSLLYRFPEHKSTRAFVFTDREHNQSTYFHWGASIELKCLEAPEVDFVHLATSDSTYNARIAKKAKFVSFDPGQDLVTYSRENLESILENTNILFTNKHEIQRVCDMTEKSMDDILSMIETVVVTYDASGSKIYNNGTEVTIPVVTVKALDPTGAGDAYRAGFLLAYTRGYPLEVCGKIGSTVASFAVQSIGCQTDLPTWEVMKARYEENFGKLELPA; the protein is encoded by the coding sequence ATGGACCGGGCAATAACTGTTGTTGGACATGCAGCAATTGATCTTCTTTTTGACGTTGAGAATATTGCAGTCCACAATGAATCCCATCCTATAATAGATTACAACCAGTACTATGGAGGTGGGGCTGCCAATATTGCAGTTGCAATAGCAATACTTGGCGGAAATGCCCGGCTTATATCTGCCGTTGGTGGGGATTTCGCTTTATCAGGATACGAAGCAGAATTTGAGAAGTACGGTGTTGACCTGTCACTTCTCTACCGGTTCCCTGAGCACAAGAGCACAAGGGCCTTCGTGTTCACTGACAGGGAGCACAACCAGAGTACATATTTCCACTGGGGAGCATCCATAGAACTTAAATGTCTGGAGGCACCGGAAGTTGATTTTGTACACCTTGCAACATCAGATTCGACATATAATGCAAGAATAGCTAAAAAGGCAAAGTTCGTTTCATTCGATCCCGGACAGGACCTTGTAACTTACTCAAGGGAAAACCTTGAAAGCATCCTTGAAAATACCAATATCCTCTTTACAAACAAACATGAGATACAGCGTGTCTGCGATATGACCGAAAAATCCATGGACGATATTCTCAGCATGATCGAAACAGTTGTTGTAACTTATGATGCAAGCGGCAGTAAAATTTACAATAACGGAACTGAAGTGACAATACCTGTGGTTACCGTAAAAGCACTTGACCCAACCGGTGCAGGTGACGCTTACAGAGCCGGTTTCCTGCTTGCTTACACACGCGGCTATCCACTGGAAGTATGTGGCAAGATCGGTTCCACAGTTGCTTCTTTTGCAGTGCAGAGCATCGGATGCCAGACTGATCTCCCAACATGGGAGGTTATGAAGGCACGTTACGAGGAGAATTTCGGTAAACTCGAACTTCCGGCTTAG